The Photobacterium sanguinicancri genome includes the window TACCACCACTTTGGAAAACAGCGTACATGTCTTACTCCGCTTTTCCGCATAGGCCATCTGCCACGGTTAAATATTGGGCAATGGGTATGCGCTTAATCTTGTCATCAATAGGGCGCGAATGTTACGTGAAATCGCATCTTCTGGCAAGCGATTAAACAAAAAAATTGGCGAAAAGCTATTCACAAACGAAAGTCACGTGATTCACCCCCTTAGAGGTTAGGAAGATACCACATTTTTGTGTAATATTCGGGCATCAATTAAAAATAACTTTCCGCCTTTGCGGGGTCTCTTTTAGCTGGATGTATTAATGGATTTTAAAGCTATCCAAGCGCTTACCGCCTTAGATATGGCGGAAGTTGACGCGAAGATACAAGCACAACTTAATTCCGACGTAGCACTCATTAACCAACTGGGTTTTTACATTGTCAGTGGAGGTGGAAAACGCCTTCGCCCAATGCTGTCGGTAATAGCCGCTCGAGCTCTTGGCTACGAGGGTGAAAAACATACAACTGCAGCGGCTTTTGTCGAATTTATCCATACCGCAACATTGCTTCATGATGACGTGGTTGACGAGTCTGACATGCGCCGTGGAAAAGAAACGGCGAACGCTGCATTTGGCAATGCGGCGAGTGTGTTAGTTGGCGATTATATCTACACCCGTTCATTCCAAATGATGACCAGCTTACGCTCACTGCGTATTCTCGACATCATGAGTGAAGCCACCAATGTTATTGCCGAAGGTGAGGTTCAGCAGTTAATGAACTGCAACGATCCAAATACCACCGAAAATAGCTACATGCAGGTCATTTACTCGAAAACGGCACGCCTTTTTGAAGCCGCAACCCAAGTAGCCGCTATCATTGCAGAGGCACCTGAAGAAATTGAACTCGCGCTACAGGAATACGGCCGTTACCTAGGGACTGCTTTTCAACTTATCGATGATGTTCTCGATTACATCGCAGATGGTAAAGAGATGGGCAAAAACGTCGGTGACGATCTGGCCGAAGGGAAACCAACACTCCCATTGCTTCACGCCATGCATAATGGCAACGATGAGCAAGCAGCGATGATTCGTGAAGCCATTGAGAAAGCCAATGGTATGGACAAGCTTGATGCGATTTTAGCGTGTATGCACCAAGCTGGCTCACTGGAATACACTCAACAACGTGCAGAGGAAGAGGCGGACAAAGCAATTGCTTCGCTTTCACCACTGCCAGAGTCACCTTACAAAGATGCATTGGTCGCCCTCGCCCACTTAGCCGTGAAGCGAAATAAATAACCGCACATACCTTCGACTAAAAGCCTGCCTAACCGCAGGCTTTTTTATTTGTGGTCTCACTTTCTCTCTCGCTCAATAAGGATCTTCTATGATCTAAACAGCACTCAGATCGTATAACGCTTATCTGAGGTGCGTTTTTACAAAGGTAAGAAGGAATTATGAAATGCAGGCTACCGATTTAAAGCAAGGTATGTGGGTTGAGCATCAACATGAGATCGCAGAAGTGATAAGCATCGATCCAAACAACAACACAGTGATCATCGAAAACCAAAACGATCATCAACGATCCACGGTGTCATGTGAAGAGATCCCAGATCAACCACAGCTTCATGCCGGCTGTGATCGCTATTATTAATACGTTTGAATTGACATAAAAAAGCGGCAGATCTGCCGCTTTTTCATTAATAAAATTCAAGAAGCTCTACGCGAAGACATTATTTCGCAGCAAACTCTTCGCCTTTCGCGATATCGCCTTGAAGTGTTTCTAACATACTTTCTAGTGCTTGTTGCTCAAATTCACTTAGACTACCGTAGTCCATCACTTCTTCTACACCTTCTTTACCAAGAAGAACAGGTTGAGCAAAGAAGCGAGCATGCTTGCCATCACCTTCAACATAAGCACACTCAACGACACTCTCTTCACCTTGCAGCGCACGAACAAGTGCTAGACCAAAACGACATGCCGCCTGACCCATAGACAAGGTTGCAGAACCGCCACCCGCTTTCGCTTCAACAACTTCCGTACCCGCATTCTGAATACGTGGTGTCAATGCTTGGACTTCTGCTTCTGTGAACTCAACGCCTTCTACTTGAGATAATAGCGGAAGGATTGTTACACCCGAGTGCCCACCGATAACAGGAACACGTACATTACATGGCTCAGTGCCTTTTAGTTCAGCCACAAAAGTTTCAGAACGAATAACATCCAGTGTCGTTACGCCAAACAATTTACGTTTGTCGTATACGCCCGCTTTTTTCAGTACGTCAGCAGCAATGGCTACAGTGGTATTTACTGGATTAGTAATAATACCGACACAAGCTTTTGGACATACCACAGCAATTTTTTCAGCCAATGATTTAACAATACCGGCATTCACATTAAAGAGATCAGCACGGTCCATACCAGGTTTACGTGCAACACCTGCTGAAATTAAAACAACATCAGCACCTTCTAACGCAGGAGTTGGATCTTCACCACAATAACCTTTAATAGATACAGGTGTTGGGATATGGCTAAGATCAACTGCGACACCAGGTGTAACAGGGGCTATGTCATAAAGAGCAAGGTCAGAACCTGCAGGTAAGCGGTTTTTCAATAGCAAAGCCAACGCTTGGCCGATACCACCAGCAGCACCAATGACAGCAACTTTCATATTCGTTCTCCTTTACGATAGAAGTATATTTTTCAGACCAAAATCAATCACATTAACTAATTGTCTCACGATTCTTTTGAGCGATCCTTTATGATCAATTAATTAATCTGGTTAAAACGTTATAGCAAGCCCAAAAGAAATACAATCAAACACCACTTGGTTTGCGAAGTCACGCATAAGGTGCAAAGAATGTGCTAGAAAGATGGATTAGTCTGCTCGATCATGAGGTTTAAATCCAATCACTTCCCCTCCTAATAATGCTTAAATCTATCCGAATATGATTAATAATTTTCCGTAATAGTGACTAGAACATCAGTTTCCATGAACACTGTTTGCTACAACTAGCATGCTTATGCAAAAATACGCTACCTCGTCCCTGTTCATACTAAAAATCATGCGCAATTCAGATAAGCAAGAACGTCTAATCAAAGCTTTTAAATCAATCTTGAAAGAAGAGAAATTCAGCTCTCAAGGTGAAATTGTTGATGCTCTTAAAGCTCAAGGGTTCGAAAATATTAACCAATCGAAAGTATCCCGCATGCTGACTAAGTTCGGTGCGGTACGAACCCGTAATGCAAAAATGGAAATGGTGTACTGCCTTCCTGTTGAACTAGGTGTTCCAACAACCTCTAGTCCACTGAAAGAATTAGTAATGGAAGTTGGCTACAACAGTGCCTTAGTGGTTATCCATACTGGCCCAGGTGCTGCACAAGTTATCGCCCGTTTACTGGATTCTTTAGGTAAAGCAGAAGGTATTCTTGGTGTTGTTGCGGGGGATGATACTATTTTCATTACTCCAACAAACACCATCACTACTGAAGACCTATACGCCTCTGTATGTGAACTGTTTGATTATAGTAATTAAAACATTATAACTGGGTAGCCTGCTACCCAGTTATAAAGTGAGACAACTCTCACATTCACACAAAACCACCGTCCCTCACAGTTTCGATTCAACACTTTGATTTTTAACATTAATCAAACATTTCTCCCCACCCCACTTTGTTACTTATTCTTTACCAAACACCAAAACTGTTAACATTGTTTTAAACTTATGGTTTAGTTTTGCTATTATCATCATGATTTGCATCTCGCAATGATGCCGTTTCCAACGATGGAAAGCATTTCCATATGCACGATAACAACAATGAGGAAGGGATAAACATGGCATTGAAACAACTATTAAAAGTTAGTGCTATCGCGGCTGTATTTGCCGCATCTGGTATGGCTAACGCCCAAGAGTTTATTACGATTGGTACTGGTTCTGTAACCGGCGTTTACTACCCAACAGGTGGTGCTATTTGTAAGCTTGTAAATAAAGATCGTAAAGAACACAAAGTGCGTTGTTCTGTCGAGTCTACAGGCGGTTCAATTTACAACGTAAATACCATGCGAGCGGGTGAATTAGATTTCGGTATCGTTCAATCTGATTGGCAATACCATGGCTACAACGGTACGAGTAAATTCAAGGAGCAAGGCCCGTATAAAAAGTTACGCGCTGTATTCTCTCTTCATACCGAACCATTCAACATTATCGCCCGTTCTGATGCAGGCATTAATGGTGTTGAAGATCTAAAAGGCAAACGCGTCAATATCGGTAACCCTGGCTCTGGTGACCGTGCAACCATGGGCGTTGTTATGGATGCACTAGGTTGGACCAATGCAGACTTTAAACTGGCTTCCGAGCTAAAAGGCTCTGAGCGTTCACAAGCCCTTTGTGATAATAAAATCGATGCCTTCATTTATATGGTTGGCCACCCAAATGGATCTATCAAAGAAGCAACAACATCATGTGACGCAAAACTAGTACCTGCTGAAGGTGCTGTCATTGACAAAATTGTTGCCGACAACCCTTACTACGCAAAAAGTACAGTCCCAGGTGGCATGTACAAAGGTACCGATGGCGATGTAAACAGCTTTGGTGTTGCAGCAACACTGGTTTCATCAACAGATGTTTCTGATGATGTGGTTTACGCACTCGTTAAATCTGTCTTCGAGAACTTCGATACCTTTAAGCGCCTACACCCTGCATTTGCCAACCTAAAACCAGAGTTGATGGTGAAAGATGGTCTATCTATTCCATTACACCCTGGAGCTGTTCGCTACTACAAAGAAAAAGGTTACCTACCAAAGTAATTGCTTTCAACTAAAGTTAAGAGGCACTTGCTGCCAATCTATGCGCCGCCTCTGCGGCGCATAGTGCTTTATAGAACACAACATCTATAACAAATAATAAATCAGCCCATCGAAGAAGGATGATGCATGACGAAGACAACGCAAACGTCGGCAGATGTGCAGGATATGGTGGCGCAGGCAGACACAGGGGCAAGGAACCCTGTTGGTCTTGCCGGACGTATCTTATGGTTTGTACCTTTATGCTGGTCACTGTTTCAGCTTTGGTACGCTTCACCACTGCCATTTATTTTTAATTTCGCCATTCTAAATGACACAGAAGCCCGTTCTGTTCACTTAGCTTTCGCTATTTTCTTAGCCTTTACTGCCTACCCCGCCTTAAAACGCTCACCTCGAGATCATATTCCTGTTATTGACTGGATACTTGCTCTCTCAGGAAGCTTTGCTGCGGCTTATATCTATATTTTCTATACCAGTCTTGCTGAGCGTTCAGGCGCCCCAACCCAAGTCGACATCATTGTCGCGGTTGCAGGAATGATTTTGCTGCTCGAAGCAACCCGTCGTGCATTAGGTCCACCACTGATGGTGGTCGCAGCAGTCTTCCTGCTGTACACCTTCGGCGGCCCACACATGCCCGATGTAATCGCCCATAAAGGCGCTAGCCTCAATAAAGCGATGTCACACTTGTGGCTCACCACAGAAGGGGTATTCGGAGTTGCATTAGGGGTTTCAACCTCATTCGTCTTTTTGTTTGTGCTATTTGGTGCCATGTTAGAACGTGCAGGCGCGGGCGCATACTTTATCAAAGTCGCTTTTTCTCTACTCGGTCACATGCGAGGCGGCCCAGCCAAAGCTGCAGTTGTCGCTTCAGGTCTCTCAGGGCTGGTTTCTGGATCATCTATTGCAAATGTTGTCACCACTGGTACTTTCACTATTCCATTAATGAAGCGTGTTGGCTTTCCGGGTACCAAAGCGGGCGCCGTCGAAGTAGCCGCTTCTACCAATGGTCAGTTAACGCCTCCCATTATGGGGGCCGCTGCATTCTTGATGGTTGAGTATGTAGGAATTTCCTATGTTGAAGTCATTAAAGCAGCATTACTTCCGGCTTTAATCTCCTACATTGCACTGCTTTATATTGTCCACCTTGAAGCCTGTAAAGCCGGCATGTCAGGACTTCCGCGTCGTTACAAACCGACGATGGCACAAAGCTTATTGTCCTTCACTGGCACTATTTTAGGCTTAGTCGTGATAAGTGCAGCTGTATATTATGGTATCGGTTGGACCAAAGGGGTGTTTGGCGCAGCTGCAACCCCGATGATCGCGGTCGTGGTACTTATTGCTTACGTGGCCTTAGTAC containing:
- the argR gene encoding transcriptional regulator ArgR, giving the protein MRNSDKQERLIKAFKSILKEEKFSSQGEIVDALKAQGFENINQSKVSRMLTKFGAVRTRNAKMEMVYCLPVELGVPTTSSPLKELVMEVGYNSALVVIHTGPGAAQVIARLLDSLGKAEGILGVVAGDDTIFITPTNTITTEDLYASVCELFDYSN
- a CDS encoding TAXI family TRAP transporter solute-binding subunit; this encodes MALKQLLKVSAIAAVFAASGMANAQEFITIGTGSVTGVYYPTGGAICKLVNKDRKEHKVRCSVESTGGSIYNVNTMRAGELDFGIVQSDWQYHGYNGTSKFKEQGPYKKLRAVFSLHTEPFNIIARSDAGINGVEDLKGKRVNIGNPGSGDRATMGVVMDALGWTNADFKLASELKGSERSQALCDNKIDAFIYMVGHPNGSIKEATTSCDAKLVPAEGAVIDKIVADNPYYAKSTVPGGMYKGTDGDVNSFGVAATLVSSTDVSDDVVYALVKSVFENFDTFKRLHPAFANLKPELMVKDGLSIPLHPGAVRYYKEKGYLPK
- the mdh gene encoding malate dehydrogenase, with product MKVAVIGAAGGIGQALALLLKNRLPAGSDLALYDIAPVTPGVAVDLSHIPTPVSIKGYCGEDPTPALEGADVVLISAGVARKPGMDRADLFNVNAGIVKSLAEKIAVVCPKACVGIITNPVNTTVAIAADVLKKAGVYDKRKLFGVTTLDVIRSETFVAELKGTEPCNVRVPVIGGHSGVTILPLLSQVEGVEFTEAEVQALTPRIQNAGTEVVEAKAGGGSATLSMGQAACRFGLALVRALQGEESVVECAYVEGDGKHARFFAQPVLLGKEGVEEVMDYGSLSEFEQQALESMLETLQGDIAKGEEFAAK
- the ispB gene encoding octaprenyl diphosphate synthase, which gives rise to MDFKAIQALTALDMAEVDAKIQAQLNSDVALINQLGFYIVSGGGKRLRPMLSVIAARALGYEGEKHTTAAAFVEFIHTATLLHDDVVDESDMRRGKETANAAFGNAASVLVGDYIYTRSFQMMTSLRSLRILDIMSEATNVIAEGEVQQLMNCNDPNTTENSYMQVIYSKTARLFEAATQVAAIIAEAPEEIELALQEYGRYLGTAFQLIDDVLDYIADGKEMGKNVGDDLAEGKPTLPLLHAMHNGNDEQAAMIREAIEKANGMDKLDAILACMHQAGSLEYTQQRAEEEADKAIASLSPLPESPYKDALVALAHLAVKRNK